The nucleotide sequence CAGCTGCGCCGATTCGGAATCCAGTCCCAGCTGCCAGTATTCCTTCAGCCCGGCCAGCTCCGGGTCATCCAGGGTTTCGAGGAAGTCGGTGCCGGTCAGGTGGATGGCAAGTTCATCGCCGCGCGGCAACAGGGTCAGGTCCAGTGCCTGGGTGTTGACGTTGAAACGATGGCGCGGACCCAGCCGGACCACGTTGCCGCCAGCCTCGAACAATTCGCTGCGATCGCGCAGCGCGCGTACGGCCTGGTCACGCACGCCCTTGAGCCGCGCTTCAACGTCGTCGGCCTTGACGCTGTCGCGCAGCTCGCGCAGGCGTCCAGCCAGTTCCCGCAGTTTGAGCACCAGCGGGTCGCCGGCGAAGAACGCATTGAGTTCGTCGGTACCGGCAAAACGCTCGGTGCGTTTGGCCAGGCCGTCAAGGATGCGCGTGGCCGCGTCCAGCACCGAACGCGCCTTGCGCTGGCGCTCGTCCAGCAGCGCCTGCTTGTGCGTTTCGAAGGCTTCGATCAGCTCTTCGCGTTTGGCCAGGATGTCGCCGAGGAACTGCTCATGCTCGCCAAACTGGCTTTCCAGTTCTTCCAGCTGGACCAGCAGGCGGGACATCTGTTCGTCGGCCCGCTCGGGGTCGGTGGCCATCGCCAGCGCACTGGTGATCGCCTGCGAGAACAGCGCGAACTGCGCGGCGAACTGGGCCACGGCCTCGGCCGAGCCGAGCGAGCGGCGGCGCTGCTCGGCGCGCACACGGATCTGGTTGAGCCGCGCATAGACCGCTGAAATGGATTCGACCACGCGGGTGCGTGCGGTGGCATCGTCGACCTTGAGCCCGGCCATCAGCGCCGACAGCATGTCCAGGTCGGAGGCCATGTCCCGCATGCCAGCCAACTGCTCGTCCAGGATCCGTGCGCTTTCGGCCTGCTGGGCAGCCGCATCCAGGACCTGCAGGCGCTCGCCCAGCGGTGCCAATGCACTGTCGCCCCCCAGGAACTGGCCCGTGGCCGCGCCGATGCGGTCGTGGGCTTCCTGCAGGGCAGTGGTCATCGCATCGATCACGTCGGTGTCGATGTAGCGGTAGTCGCGAATGGTGAGAAGGTGGCCGCGCTGGGTGGAAATCGCGTTGAGCGCCTCCACGAACGACTGCACCTCACGCCAGTTTTCCGGCTGCAATCCCGCCAGCAACGCCTTCTGCGCTGCCTGCGCTTTGGCCATCGCCTGCGCGGACTGCTGCCGGATCGACTGCACCTTCTCGTACTCGTCCAGCACCGACTCGCCGGTGCCGCTGATCTCGCGCAACAGCGCGGCCGCGCCATCGCAGTGCGCGTCGTCCAGCCAATGGTGCGCGTCGAACAGTCGCCGGGTGTCCTGCACCAGGCGCTGGTAGCGTTGCACCGAGACGTCCTGGCCTTCGATGCCGCGGGCCAGGTCGAACAGGTTGGAGATCCCGCGCACCAGTTCGGCATTGCCGATCCTGCCCATGAACGTATTGCCCGGCGGGCGGCTGGCGGCGAACTCGTCGCTGCTGAACGGGGTCTGCCAGACCTGCATGGGGTGGATGCGGGTGGGTTCGGTGCCTTCGGCATGGAACAGCACCATGCGCCCGTCGTGCAGGAACGCGTAACCATGGCCGAACACCGGGTTCTGCAGCACGCGCTGGATGGTGTTGTAGACGAACAGTGCCGAACGCCCACCTTCGCGTTCGTAGAAGATGTACAGCACGTCCTCGCCGTTCGGCGAGCGGATCGCACGCTTGAACTGCATGCCCTGCATGGACGCGTCGAACGCCTTGTGCTCGCCGCTCTGCAGGTAGTACCCGCCCGGGAAGATGATGCCGTGGTCTTCGGGCAGCTGCACGCAGGCTTGCACGATGGCGTCGTTGCGCACGATGGTGCCGGTGAGTGTGTTGTAGATCAGACCGCGCCACACGGTTTCGCGGTACGGCAGCACCTTGAGCAGTACCAGCGAGCCGACCCGGGCGTAGTCGAACTGGGCGTCGTCCAGCGACTGGGTGCTGTCGTCCACCGGCTCGCTGTAGAGCCCCTGCCCGCTTTCGGTATTGTTCTCGACCTTGACGGTGAGGTCGCCGCCGGTGGTTTCCACGAACAGGGTGTCGAGGATGTTCAGGTGCGAATGGCGGCCGCTGACCGCCATGTCGCGGGTAGCGCGGACCCATTCGAAATCGAACGGCGGAGGCAGCGCGATGTCGCGTTCGCCGCGTGCGTCCAGGTAGGTCAGCGCGCCATCGCGCGCCACCGCCCAGCGGAACACGCGTACGTCGGTGCTGCGCTCGCCGATCTGGAACGACGCCAGCAGCTTGTCGCCCACCTTGATCAGCTGCAGCAGGCGAGCGTGCTTGTAGTACGCGTAGAGCTCGCTGAAATCGTGCACGAAGCCCGGCTCGGCCAGGAAACTTCCCTTGGCATCCACCGGCGTTACGTCGTAGCCATCGCCGGCCTGGACCAGACGGTACAGGCCGAACACGTCCTCGACCCGGGTCTGGGTCTTGAGGCCAAGGAACACGTTGTAGCCGAACAGCAGCAGGTCCGGACCGACCTGGACGATGTCGCGCCCCACGCAGTTGTTTTCACTGCGGATGCGGAAGCGGCCGGCCACCTCCAGGCGGCTGTCGCCGAACTCGACCAGCCGCTGCCCGTTCAGGGCCTCTGCCAGGCCGCGCAGGCGGCCTCCCTGCTCCAGCAGGCGGCGGCGCAGCACCTCGTAGGCGCCCCCCTGGGCCACCGCCTGGTCGACGGTGGCGGTGGCGTCCGGCGAGGACGGGGCGGGACGATTGGCGGGTTCAGACATCGGCTTCCTTCCGGGTCACGTGCAGGCGCTTCAGCGCGCGTCGACCACGGCGGCCGTGGCGTGCTCGTCGGTGATCTGGCGCGGGGCCTCCTGGCGCGGCGCATCTTCGCGCTGGGTCACGCCCAGGTAGCGCTGCATCAGGTCCTGCACGATCGGGCTCTTGCCAGCCAGGCCTTCAATCGACTTGCCCAGCGAGACCGCCTTGATCAGGTTCTCGAACATGCCGCCGTCGCCACCGACCAGGTCGATGTCGGCGTTGCGCAGCGCGCTGGCAATGACGCCGGCATTCTCGCGCGAGACTTCCTTGCCGGCCTCGATGGAGGCAAGGGCCTGCTTGAGGCTGTTGTCGAGCATCATGCGGAACTCTTCATGGCCGCGCGCGGTGTCGCTGAGCGAGGCCAGCGCCTCGAACTTGCGGACCAGGCCTTCGGCTTCGGCCAGCAGCTTCTTCTGCACCACGCCGGCTTCGGCACCGCCCACCGACTCGGTGGCCGTGGCACGGGCCAGGCCCATCTGCTCCTCGCCCTGGGCCTGCGCCTGCAGGGTCTCGGCCAGCACGCGGGCTTCGTTGGTGCCCTGCTTGAGGGTCGCGTCGGCCTTGGCTTCGATCACGCGGGCTTCGGCGATACCGACCTTTTCGATGGCGAGCGCGGACGCTTCGCGCACCTGGGCATCGGCGAGCCCCGGCGCCGCGCGTTCGGCACGGGTACCGTCGGCAAGCAGGCGCTTTGCTTCGGCCTGCTTGCCTGCGGCTTCGTGTTCAGCCTGGGCCAGGGTAGTGATTTCCACCGCGCGGTGCCTGGCCGAGGCTTCAGCGGCCTGCGCTTCCTTCACCTGGCGCACCATCAGTTCCTGTGCCTTGGCTTCGGCCTCGAGGATCAGCACCTGCTTCTGGCGATCGGCCTCGGAGACTTCGCGTACTTCCTTGATGCGCTCCTCTTCCTGGGCCACGGTCTTGTCGATGGCGATGCGCTCGCGGGTGATGTTGGCCACGTCCATCTTGCCGGACTCGACCACCTTGTCGCGCTCCACGCCCTGCAACTGGACTTCACGCTGGGTGGTGACCTGCTCCAGCTGGCGCGCACGCTCGACCCGCTCGGCTTCGATGGCGACCGCCCGCTGGCGATTCTGTTCGGCCACTTCCACCTCGCGCAGACGGTTCTGCTCGCGGATGTCGATGACTTCCTGCGCTTCGATGCGGGCCTGCTCGGACAGCTGCCGCTGTTCTTCCTGCACCTTCGCGGTTTCAGCCTCTTCGCGGGCGCGGATGGTTTCGATCTCGCGCTTCTGGCGGGCTTCGGCCTCCGCCTGCTGGCGTTCCAGCGCCAGCAGTGCTTCACGCGCTTCCACGTTCTTCTTGGTAATGGCCAGCTTTTCGTTCTGCTCCAGCTCGTTGGTCACCACGTTCTGCGTGGCGGTGAGCTCGGTGATCTTGCGGATGCCCTGGGCGTCGAGGATGTTGTTCTGGTCCAGCAGCAGCTTCGGCGTCTGCTCCAGGTAGTCGATGGCCACGTCTTCAAGGGCGTAGCCATTGAGGTCGTTGCCGATCACCGCGATGATCTCGTCGCGGAATTCCTGGCGCTTCTCGAACAGCTCGGTGAACTCGAACTTCTTGCCCACCGTCTTCAGCGCTTCGGAGAACTTGGCGTTGAACAGTTCGTCCACGGCGTGCTTGTCGGAGGCGCGGTCGGCGCCAATGGCCTTGGCAACGCGCAGTACATCGGCCTGGGTTTCATTCACGCGCAGGTAGAAGGCCACGGCGATGTCGGCGCGCATGTTGTCGCGGCAGATCAGGCCCTCCTTGCCGCGGCGGTCGATCTGCAGGGTGATCAGGCTGATCCGCATGAGCTCGGCGCGGTACAGCACCGGGATGATCAGTGCGCCGGTGAAGTGCACCTTGGGCTGGGAGCTCATGTCGTTGACGATCAACGCAACGCCCTGGTCCACCTTGCGGTAGAAGGCCTTGAACAGGCCGGCCAGGCCAAGCAGCAGGACCAGCAGGACGCCGACCCCGATCAGGAAGGGGGCCAAGGCTGCAATGCTCATCGGTGGATCTCCTTATCTAACAATGCGGGATGGTCGCCTTCGGCGGCCACCAGGTAATGGTTGTGCTCGGGGAGGTAGTCCAGCAGCACCACGCGGCGGCCGCGCGGCAGGGTGTGGCCTTCAGGCAGGCGTACCTGCAGGATCAGGCCGGCGCCACCGTCGTCGACCGTGGCGAACCCGGTACTTGCAGTGACCTGGGGCGAGGCGATCACGCCAACACGCCCCAGCAGCGAGGCCTGGGCGACCGGACGCAGGCGCAGCAGCAGGCGCCTCACCGGGCGCAGGACCGCCGCGGTCAGCGGTACGGCCGGCACCAGCGCCAGGACCACGGTCAGGCCGCCCGCCGCCCATCGCATCGGCGCGGGCAGCGGTTGCAGCAGGAACAGGTGCACGAAGTAGGTGGCCGTCCAGCCGAAGAAGGTCAGCAGCGCAATCACCAGCATGAACGGGGCACCGCCCAGGCCGAGCCGTGAAAACATCCCGGAAATGCCCTGCAGGCCGTCGTCGCCGATCTCGATGCCGTCGGTGGCAAAGCCGTCGTCAATGACTCCGCAGGCGGCCAGCATCCAGTACACCACGGCAAAGGCCAGCACGATGCTGTACGGCAGCGTGGGAAAGCTGAGTGCGACGTTGAGAAATTCGGCCATTCACGTCTTCCTTGCATCGGTGCAGCGGTCCCCACCGCTGCGGATCCGGACAGGCGCTCCGGCCTGTCCTTGTCCTGTCGATGCTACGTGAAATATGGGGGGTGCGCACAGGGGGGAAAGCGACGTTCCGCCCGCTGGGCTCAATCGGCCTCGTGGCAATCCGCGCGGCGGACTTCCTCGACGAACTTGCGCATCTTGTAGCCGTCCTTGATCCCCGGCTCGGATTCAATGCCGCTGGAGACGTCCACGCCCCACGGCAGGGTCGCGACGATCGCGTCGAACACGTTGTCCGGGGTGATCCCGCCGGCCAGCAGGAACGGACGGTGCAGGCCGGTCGGCAGGCGGGTCCAGTCGAAGGCCACGCCGGTCCCACCGCCGCCGCCCGGGGCGTGGCTGTCAAACAGGAAACCGGCCGCGCTGGGATAGCGCAGCTGCAGCTGCCGCGCGTTGACCTCTTCACGGCCGCCCATGGCCACCGCCTTCAGGTACGGCATGTTGAAGCTGCGGCAGAACGATTCGTCTTCCTCGCCATGGAACTGCAGCAGGGTCGGGCGCACCGTGCGCAGCACCTCGCGCACCTCTTCCTTGCTGTTGTCGCGGAACAGCGCGACCACGTCGACCATCGGCGCGATCGCCTGGCGCATCGCGCGGGCCTCGGCCGGGGCGACCCGGCGCCGGCTTTCGCGGGCGAAGATGAAGCCCACCGCGTCCACGCCCAGTTCGCCGGCCAGGCGCACGTCGCCGGCGCGGGTCATGCCGCAGAACTTGATGCGGGTGCGGTAGAAGGAGCGGCTCATAGGGTGACCTCGGCAGGTAGGTGCCAGTTGTCGGGATACAACGGGCCAACAAATACCAATCCCTGCGGCGGTGCGGTGGGCCCGGCCACGGTGCGGTCCTGGCCAGCCAGCAGTTCGGCCATCCACGACACCGGCTTTTCCCCACTGCCGATCAGGATCAATGAGCCGACGATATTGCGCACCATGTGATGAAGGAATGCATTGGCCTGAACGCAGACCTCGATGATCTCGCCCTGGCGGGTCACGCTGATCGCCTGCAGCTCGCGGCGGGCATGCAGGGCCTCGCACTGGACGCTGCGGAATGCGCTGAAGTCGTTTTCGCCCAGCAGGGCCTGCCCGGCCGCGTGCATCAACGCCGCATCCAGCGGGCGGCGCTCCCAGCTCAGGCTCTGCCGGTACAGCGCCGGGCGGATCGCCCGGTTGAGCAGGCGATAGCGGTAACGCCGTGCACGCGCGGAAAACCGCGCGTGGAAGTCGTCGGCCACCGGCACGCACCAGCGTACTGCGATCGAGCGCGGCGCCCGGGTGGTGGTACCCAACGTCCAGCTGCGCGGGTCGCGGACCACGTCGGTGTCGAAGTGGACCACCTGGCATTCGCCGTGCACGCCGGCGTCGGTACGCCCGGCGCAGACCACCTGGATCGGCGCATTGGCAATCGACGACAGTGCGTCCTGCAGGCTCGCCTGCACGCTGGGACAGCCGCTTTCACCGAGCTGCTGCCAGCCCTTGTACTCGCTGCCGTCGTATTCAACCCCTAGTGCGTAGCGCATGCTCAGCCGAGCCGGGCCAGCAGTTCACGGGCCTGCAGCTGGCTGTGCGCGTCACC is from Stenotrophomonas bentonitica and encodes:
- a CDS encoding DNA repair ATPase encodes the protein MSEPANRPAPSSPDATATVDQAVAQGGAYEVLRRRLLEQGGRLRGLAEALNGQRLVEFGDSRLEVAGRFRIRSENNCVGRDIVQVGPDLLLFGYNVFLGLKTQTRVEDVFGLYRLVQAGDGYDVTPVDAKGSFLAEPGFVHDFSELYAYYKHARLLQLIKVGDKLLASFQIGERSTDVRVFRWAVARDGALTYLDARGERDIALPPPFDFEWVRATRDMAVSGRHSHLNILDTLFVETTGGDLTVKVENNTESGQGLYSEPVDDSTQSLDDAQFDYARVGSLVLLKVLPYRETVWRGLIYNTLTGTIVRNDAIVQACVQLPEDHGIIFPGGYYLQSGEHKAFDASMQGMQFKRAIRSPNGEDVLYIFYEREGGRSALFVYNTIQRVLQNPVFGHGYAFLHDGRMVLFHAEGTEPTRIHPMQVWQTPFSSDEFAASRPPGNTFMGRIGNAELVRGISNLFDLARGIEGQDVSVQRYQRLVQDTRRLFDAHHWLDDAHCDGAAALLREISGTGESVLDEYEKVQSIRQQSAQAMAKAQAAQKALLAGLQPENWREVQSFVEALNAISTQRGHLLTIRDYRYIDTDVIDAMTTALQEAHDRIGAATGQFLGGDSALAPLGERLQVLDAAAQQAESARILDEQLAGMRDMASDLDMLSALMAGLKVDDATARTRVVESISAVYARLNQIRVRAEQRRRSLGSAEAVAQFAAQFALFSQAITSALAMATDPERADEQMSRLLVQLEELESQFGEHEQFLGDILAKREELIEAFETHKQALLDERQRKARSVLDAATRILDGLAKRTERFAGTDELNAFFAGDPLVLKLRELAGRLRELRDSVKADDVEARLKGVRDQAVRALRDRSELFEAGGNVVRLGPRHRFNVNTQALDLTLLPRGDELAIHLTGTDFLETLDDPELAGLKEYWQLGLDSESAQLYRGEYLAGSLLLAAMEGREGLDLPTLQHAAAEPDALERIVRDFAAPRYREGYERGIHDHDASRVLHALLPLQQAAGTLQHAPRARAVALLFWATHQRRDDVAQWASRQAGADAIARLFRSPEGQQALLAEMDRAVAGFVAERALPFSAADAQAAAACLADELSAGDLVFSTSRYAQALLDALGQHLQAAGQREAFDRALHREQDGLAARWALAGQWLRALCQLPAFTDHAAYADEAAALLLVARAVRTRPSDVALLVQVEGLLGEHARIQQGRLLLSLDDFLARLRTHLHTFVPAFHAYQGVRQRIIARERDALRLAEFKARPLSSFVRNKLINDVYLGVIGDNLAKQMGTAGENKRSDLMGLLMMISPPGYGKTTLMEYVAHRLGLVFMKINGPALGHEVRSLDPAQAPDATSRQELEKLNLALEMGNNTMLYVDDIQHTHPEFLQKFISLCDGTRRIEGVWRGRTRTYDMRGKKFCVVMAGNPYTESGEVFKIPDMLANRADIYNLGDVLGGMEDAFTLSYVENSLTSNPVLAPLATREMADLYLLVDRAMGREVSTNALSHAYSGAEINEIVGTLQRMLAMRDVVYRVNQQYIASAAQDDRYRTEPPFRLQGSYRNMNKLAEKLSPVMNPAELQQLISDHYLGEAQLLTTGAEENLLKLAELRGVLTEEQQQRWAQIKRDFLRNKAMGAGDADVGGRVVAQLADIAGALQRTAEPAPVAVADPAPWPALLAALERLAQAQVEAAVVPADPVPLSQGLQDGLAPLLQLIGQSNAEQARTGEILALLAGWVRQQMEREPAAAPRARVRRASTPEERALDEALMRHFYGAASVPPRDTPAPDDARV
- a CDS encoding phosphoribosylanthranilate isomerase, producing the protein MSRSFYRTRIKFCGMTRAGDVRLAGELGVDAVGFIFARESRRRVAPAEARAMRQAIAPMVDVVALFRDNSKEEVREVLRTVRPTLLQFHGEEDESFCRSFNMPYLKAVAMGGREEVNARQLQLRYPSAAGFLFDSHAPGGGGGTGVAFDWTRLPTGLHRPFLLAGGITPDNVFDAIVATLPWGVDVSSGIESEPGIKDGYKMRKFVEEVRRADCHEAD
- the truA gene encoding tRNA pseudouridine(38-40) synthase TruA; this translates as MRYALGVEYDGSEYKGWQQLGESGCPSVQASLQDALSSIANAPIQVVCAGRTDAGVHGECQVVHFDTDVVRDPRSWTLGTTTRAPRSIAVRWCVPVADDFHARFSARARRYRYRLLNRAIRPALYRQSLSWERRPLDAALMHAAGQALLGENDFSAFRSVQCEALHARRELQAISVTRQGEIIEVCVQANAFLHHMVRNIVGSLILIGSGEKPVSWMAELLAGQDRTVAGPTAPPQGLVFVGPLYPDNWHLPAEVTL